Below is a window of Anas platyrhynchos isolate ZD024472 breed Pekin duck chromosome 13, IASCAAS_PekinDuck_T2T, whole genome shotgun sequence DNA.
ccaggcaccacaacagaagttcccctgtggcctgtggtgaggaccatggcgGAGCAGGCTGTCcgcctgcagcccatggtgtaccacagtggagcagggtttcacgctgtAGCCCGTGGAAGAggccacggtggagcaggtggccctgcaccgaagcaggctgcagcctgtggaggaccccCGCCGGAGCAGATTgtgggccggagctgcagcctgtggagcagagcccacgcaggagcagggggcctggcaggagctgccacccgtggggggcccaggttggagcagtttgctcctgaggggtGGACCTCAGGAGCAAACTATAACAGTATGGAGACCAATAAAATCTCCCCTTAGTTTTCAGTGTTGAGATCCAACTTCCAGATCCCAAACTGACAAAATAGCACACAATAGCTGAGGTGGATACAGTAAGCCCCCAAGCCACCACAACCACACAACCTTTCCCTTTACCCAACGCCCCTCTAACCACTCGTAGCACTTaaaatggggagggagggaatttTCTCACAAATAAGGTTTTGCACCCGAAAAATGCAGCTCTGCACCTTACAGTGCAAATGGGGGGCCCTAAAAAAGAAGATATTGTGCCCTGAAAATGACAGCCTGGGCCAGAAAAGTGAGGGTGTAAGCACTAAGAAGCCAGTTTTGTCTCCTGAGAGCAGTCTTAGGGCCCTGAACGAAAGGGCTTGGTCCCTACAAATGAGGCCCTGGGCCTGCAAACTGAGGGTTTAGATGATCAGAAGAAGACTTGGGATGCCAAGTGGAGGTTCTGGAGCttgaaaagaaggctttggagcCTAGAGAGGAAACACGGGGGCCTCCTAATGAGGCTTTGAACACTTAaaatggggagggagagagagacgaagggagggagggagggagagggagggggagtgTGGACGGGCCTGGTCGTCAAGGTGAGGCTTTAGACCTGGATCCTGGGCCTTTGGAGTCTCTAGCTTACGGCCTGTgctataagttgcccccttaattaattttcagagagcattgcattaagaatagaaaggaatttattgagcaagccaacagcaagcaaaacagtgctgggcggccggggagtctcggctccgccatcggcgcgcacctcacccccaccagggtccctttttatatctcggtaattccgggattacgcagcacatcctggtatattctgcgactgcgcgcactgttgctagggcgttgtctctgtccctctggtggtcgtgaagatgaaggctgtagtcttcctcggcattgtggttcaacttcttttttttagatttggtcatgttggcccagcgtgagacaggaaggcaggatgttgagacactaggttagcaacttatcaggagatggttacatgagctttgcaacagtgtctttgaagaaaagaggcaactgagatgcagaaggagagaaggggagggggctctcttttttgttacattaagcaaaagaattttcatagtgtccagccaagtattatacagctccttacttgaGCAGGGAGCCTTCGCAATTCCTGCTCCTCAaacggaactccttgtttttataatacaaaagacaatgaacaaacatttattgtgtattacaggcATGATGCACTAAAACGGGCAGCCTGGTCCGTAAGAGTGTGGCTGGAAGCAAGAAAAATCTGACATTGGATCCAGAAGCTAGGTTAAGGGGGAGGCCTGGCCATCTAAGAAGGCCGCGTTGCATCTTATAATAGAATTGTGGATCCTAAAAATAGGGCATTGTTCCTTGGAAATGGCAGCCTGGTCTCTAAGGTTGATGTGTAAGCAACAAAAAACCAGGAGAGGTTATCCTTTCAATCAAGGCTTTTGAGCCCAAGGAAGAGGCTTTTGCCCTACTATGTGAGGCCGGGGCCTAAAAATGTCCGACAGCACAGCCTGCCCTCCTCTGTCTAGATCCAAGAGCGATGCTTTGCTCCCTCCAGATGGGTGTTTGGACCCGAAAAGGAGGCTTTGGGCTCAAAGCCTCAGGCCTTGGATCTTCGAATGAACATTTTgaaaccaaaaatgaaagagggtTCCTGTCAGCTAAGGTATTGCCCCCTATAAAGGCAGCTTTGCAGCCTCAAATGAAACTGTGAGACACCAAAGTAAGGCATTGTGCCCTACAAATGATGGCGTGGGCTTGAAAACTGAGGAGGTAAGCCATAAAAAGTCCCCTTTGGATCAGCATGGAGTTGCAGGGCCCTGAAAAGCAAGATTTGTTCACTAGAGCGTAGAGCCTGGGGCTCAATTCTGAGGGGTTAGGAGATCAAATGACGACTTTGGATCCCAAGTGGAGGTGCTGGACCCTGAAAAGAAGGTTGTGGCAGGCAAACAAGGACACACGGAGGCCTACTAATGAAGATCCTTTGGATCCTAACCAAGGGGTGGTCCTCAAAGTAGTGAGGCTTTGGACTATAAAACAGGTTTTGGACCATGCAGCCCAGAGTCTTTGAGGGACCAAAGAATCTTTTAGGATCCAacaccatttttctctttcttttttccttttctgtttttatttgttttctatttatgtatttatttatttatttatttggaatcATTCAGACCCAAGACCTCTAGGatgctgaggatgctgctggccagctctgatggcaacgaggaggaggaggccactTTCCGCGCTGAGGGCGGGTGGCCCAGTGGAGCTGCGGCTGTGGCTGATGCcacgcagccccagccccatgcaTGCAGTCCCTGTGCCAGCAGGGTGCGGCCATGAGGTCACAGCGCCGCGCTGTGACGCTGTGCCAGGCCACGGGCACCTCTTTGCGCCGGCCCCAACGGCGGCACTCACGCGGCGGTGGCAGCATGGGGCGGATGTGGGGGGCTGCGGCCCCcacccgcctcctcctcctcctcctcgtgctgTGTGCCCGGGATGCCTGGGCTATGCCAAGGCGAGCGCTGGGAGCAGGTGGGCGCCAGCGCCGGGGGCAGCGGCAGGGCCGGATGCGGGCGAGTCgccggaggggctgggggccgaagcctgggctgagcccccccggggcccctGTGAGCCGAGCCATGCGCCGCGCTGCCCCGGCTCCAGCCTTCCCCTCCGTCGGGAGGTCCCTGAACCCCGCCGCAGCCTCGGGCATCTCGTCccgtgccccggcccctccgtCACTGCAGGGTGCTCGGGGACACAACGGGCAAGGGGAACgtgtctgctctctgcttgcttCCAGGTGACGATGCGCTCGGCAGCgcttccccagctcctcagctggGTCCTGGAGTGGAGCTCCAGGGGCAGCCCAGCGGTAAGTTGTCACCGTCCCCTgcctccaaagcagcagcactggtcCGCGGGCGAGTGGAGGTCCTGCGCAGGCAGACCACCCCCTTCCGAGGGGTCGTCCGCTCCCTGGGGGGGCTTCCCGAGGGCAGCAGTGGAAGCCCTCCTCACCTGTGCTGGCCCCCATCTGTGCCCGCAGGCCGTGCTGTTCCAGCTGCCCCGTGGAATCCTGCTCCTGAGCCTGGGTGGCACCCCACAGGTACGTGGGCTACGGTGTGGCTCTTGCTTTCTTTGGGGTTTGTTGGTGGCTTTCTGCGccagctgagcagtgctgcagcctctccctggCCAGTGGGCTCTTCTCCACAAGAAGCGGGGACGAGTGTTTTTCCCCCAGCTCGCCCTGCTCCCGGGCCCCGCGccgtgccccggcccctctgtCAGCCACCGCAGGGCGCTGGGGCAGAAGGAGCTCCCAGCACGCACTGGCAACGGTTTTGCTCTGTGCCTGTAGGTGATTTGTCCGGGACATCCGAGCATGGTCCTGTCCTCGTGCCCCAGGGCGATCCCCCAAGTAAGTCAGCGGGAGGGAGGAGCGAGCATTGCCCTTGTTGTTTGCTGCCCGCGTGCAATGGACCTTCAGCCTTCCTTGGCCTCAGCCGcgcaggagagcagagagggaagggcTCAGGCTCGGTGACACGCCTGGGGCGCTTTGCCTTGCCAAGCTGTCTTTGCCAGCCGCTCCGCCCCCATgcgtgctgcagagccagcggGCACGGTGGGCTTGAGTTTCGagcctgggctgagctctggggaggcccttctctgggcagctGCACGCACGCTTCGTTCGTTTTGTCCCGGCACGCTGGCACTGCAGGCCCCTGCTGCCTGTTTGCAAGAGGCTCCTGGGCGGGAGGGAGAGCCCAGGGCCGTGCAGCAATCCCCTGTGGGAGCTGCGCGATGGGAAGAAGCATCCCGCCCTGTTTGGTGGGAGctgctctgttctgtgtttgcttgCAGGTGTGGCTGTAGGCGACGGCTCTCCAGCTTCCGCGCTGGGTCCTCGAAGAGCAAGGCATCAAGCGAGAAGAGGCCAAAGCTCCCAGAGGACCTCGGCAATCCTGCAGGAAatcctgcaggaactggagggAGCACAGGGTGGGTGTGCAGCACGGGGAAGCCTGAGGGGCTGGCTACAGCCGTGTGCATGCTGAGAAGCATCGCCTGCTGCAGCTAGAAGCATCCTCCTGCTGAGGAGCGGTCGCTCCCGGTGCAACTGTGCCGCTTTCTTGCCGAAGGGGCGGACGGAGAGGCTGTGCAGAAGGAGGCGCTTCCCAGGGGAAACACGCTGCCAGGCTCGGAGGGAGCGCCAGAGGCAGCGCCAGCGACCGTCCCGCCAGGT
It encodes the following:
- the LOC113845052 gene encoding uncharacterized protein yields the protein MQSLCQQGAAMRSQRRAVTLCQATGTSLRRPQRRHSRGGGSMGRMWGAAAPTRLLLLLLVLCARDAWAMPRRALGAGDDALGSASPAPQLGPGVELQGQPSGRAVPAAPWNPAPEPGWHPTGDLSGTSEHGPVLVPQGDPPSVAVGDGSPASALGPRRARHQARRGQSSQRTSAILQEILQELEGAQGADGEAVQKEALPRGNTLPGSEGAPEAAPATVPPVLSEPGEARHTGVFQFFQENPGAAGERSASASAGAAVRKHCLVSAAAIVGSLLFGTLLCCGVIRLRRRRQQRLSAASEARAPRRAQRQRPPPGPGRAHPSRLQRDRPSALQPPWIPPPRPPPPSRPSCQGWGRPPRRAGQRGGEDWQPAGSLSE